The Chryseobacterium sp. LJ668 genome segment AGTTTTTTATCTATTTCCCAGTTTCCATACGGGCTTCCTTCATTGAACAGATTTTGTGCATCCTGGAGGTAAAGAACAGGGTATTTTTTGTCTGAAACGTAATAATCGTAAGGTAGAAGTGCCCAAACTTTGCGGTGTCTGTCAAGCTGAGGAATGTAAAATTCTTCGGAAATTATCTCAACAATTGGAAAAAACTCTTCTTTGAAAGGTCCCCAGTTAAACCTCCATTTTTCGACGGTGTGAGAGACGTCTCCTGAAGATTTGAGAACTTTTTTATTAGGCGTTATGCTTCCATATTGATCGAGCTCTACATTTTCCCATCCGCCTTTTGTAAACTTAAATTCGATAATATCAGAGAGAAAATCATCAAAAATCTCGATGTAATAATTGTGAGGATCTATTTGTGTCAATTGGTAGCGTGAATCTTTTGGATTCCAGGTATTGAAATTCCCGGTTATGAATATCGGTCTTTCATCTGCTTCACCTGTGTAAAGTGTAAACTTCATGTGCTTTAAAAAGTAGAAATTAAATTAAACCGCTAAAAGTATAAAAAATCTTTTTATATAAGTTACTTAAAATTAATAAAAAACACACTTTTTCAAAGTAAAAATGTATATATTTGATAGTCGTCGCAATTTATAAACAAACTACTTAACATAATGTGTTCTTTGGTTTTTGGTAATGAAGATGAATGATATTGTCTGGTTAAAAAAACACTATGATGAACTCGGTAAAAACCTATACACTTTTCACGGATCATGATGTTTATCTTTTTAAGGAAGGTAAGCATTATAAACTTTATGAAAAATTTGGAGCACATTCTGTTGAAAAAGACGGCATCAAAGGTGTTTATTTTTCTGTCTGGGCTCCTAATGCAAAAAAAGTTTCCGTCATTGGAAATTTTAATAACTGGAATCATAAAGATCATATTCTTTTCCCTAGATGGGATGGTTCCGGTATATGGGAAGGCTTTATAGCAGGACTAACCTGGGGAACTTTATATAAATATGCCATAGAGAATTTAGGTAAGATTTTAGAAAAAAGTGATCCGTATGCATTGAGCTGGGAACAAAATCTTCAGGCGGCATCATTGGTGTCAACAACTTGGTATGAGTGGTCAGACAAAGAATGGCTGGAAAAAAGGTGGAAAAATAACTCCCTGAACTCTCCAATTTCTGTGTACGAATTACACCTTGGTTCATGGTTTAGAAAAGCAGATGTACCGGATAAATTTTTAAATTACAGAGATATTGGAGAAAAGCTGGTTCCTTATATCAAATATATGGGATTCACTCATGTGGAATTCATGCCTTTGATGGAGTTCCCGTATGATCCCAGCTGGGGATACCAGATTACCGGGTTTTTTGCAGCAACATCGCGTTTCGGTTCGCCTCAGGATTTGATGTTTTTGATTAATGAGTTGCATAAAAACGAGATCGGCGTTATTTTAGACTGGGTTCCTTCGCATTTTCCGGGTGATGCCAATGGTTTGCACCGTTTCGACGGAAGTTATCTCTACGAACCTGAAGATCAGAGAAGGGGCTTTCATCCCGAATGGAAATCCTATATTTTCAATTACGGAAGAAATGAGGTTAAATCTTTTCTGATTTCAAATGCGATGTTTTGGCTCGATCGTTACCATGCAGACGGACTACGTGTAGATGCCGTGACTTCGATGCTGCATTTAGATTATTCAAGAAACGAAGGCGAATGGGAACCGAATATTTACGGTGAAAATGTCAATCTCGAAGCTAAATTATTTTTGCAGGAATTCAATACCGCAGTATATAAAGAGTTTGGTGAAAGCATTATTACGATTGCAGAAGAAAGTTCAGATTTTCCTTTGCTCACCAAACCTGTGCATGATGGCGGAGTAGGTTTCGGAATGAAGTGGATGATGGGCTGGATGCATGATACCTTAGATTACTTTAAAGAAGAATACGAAAATAGAAAATATAAGCATCATAAATTAACGTTTGCATCAATGTATATGTATAATGAAAATTACATGATGCCTTTATCCCATGATGAAGTCGTACACGGAAAAGCAAGTCTTATCTATAAAATGAAAGGTGATGAATGGCAGAAATTTGCCAATCTCAGAGCTTTATTTGTGTATATGTTTACGCATCCGGGAGCAAAACTACTCTTCATGGGAGATGAGTTTGGACAGACCAGTGAGTGGAATTTTAAACAGAGTTTGGATTGGCATTTATTGGATTTTCCTATTCATAAAGGACTTCAGAATTTAGTTAAAGATTTAAATCATTTATATACAACTGAAACAGCTTTTTACGAAAATCAATTTAATCCAAATGGTTTTGAATGGGTAGAAGCTGATGATACAGATAATTCCGTTTTAATTTATTTAAGAAAAGGAAATAAGAAAGATGATGTATTGATGGTTATTTTAAATCTGACTCCTCAAGCCTTTGATTACAAAGTTGGCGTGAATGCCGCAACGCATTGGGAAGTAATTTTTAATTCAGACGATAAAAAATATGATGGAAGCGGAGTAGAACCAACCGTTTTTAAAGAAGAAAAGGACGAGTGGATGAACCGTCCACAATCGATTTCACTAAAACTTCCGCCACTTGCCGGGCTTGTTTTGAAAATGAAAAAAGAAAAAAAATATAAAATTCAAAGAATAAAACAACACAAAAAATAAAATGACAATTTATCACCTTAGTACAGAATGTTATCCCGTGGCCAAAGTCGGAGGTTTGGCAGATGTTGTGGGAGCACTTCCAAAATATCAGAACAAAATAAAGGATGTTGATGCCAAAGTAGTGATGCCTTGGTATAACAAATCTTTTGTGTACGATCACGATTTTGAAGTGGTTTTTGATGGCTTTATTCATCAAGGGCAAAATATGCTTCAGGTTCAGGTAATGAGAGAAAAGACTAACACTTTGGGTTTTGAATTGTTTTTAGTTAAAATTCCGGGATTGTTAGACCGTGAAAATCCTTACGGATATCAGGACGAAAGTTTTCAGTTTTTGGCATTTCAGCACGGAGTTTTACACTGGCTGACTGCGATGCAGATTCGTCCAGATGTTTTGCATTGTCATGATTATCACACAGGATTGGTTCCTTTTATGGTAGAACATTGTCCGGAGTTCAGCTTTTTAAAAGATGTTAAAACAATTGGTACAATCCATAACGGCGAATATCAGGGGATGATGCGTTGGGATATGATTCATTTTATGCCTTCATTCGATCATTATAAATGGGGAATTCTCGATTGGAACGGGTTTATCAATCCGCTGGCAAGCATGATTAAATGTTCTCACGCTTTTACAACAGTTTCCGAAGGTTATCTGGAAGAGCTTTTTGTGAGTTTTAAAGGTCTGGAAAGTCTCGTGCGGGATGAATTTGGTAAAGCTTACGGAATCATCAACGGCATAGATACCGATGTTTGGAATCCTGAGACTGATCCTATGCTAGATTTTAATTTTAATAAAAAAAATGTTCTTAAAATCAAAAAGAAAAATAAGCAGAAGCTTTGCAAAGAATATGGTTTGAATCCCGATTTGCCGCTTTTTGCATTCATTGGAAGATTTGCGACAGAAAAAGGTGCAGATCTACTTCCGGAAGTTGTCTGGCGAAGCATTAAACAAACTTACGGGTCTTTAAATATCATTATTTTAGGTTCCGGAAATACATATATAGAAGATAAATTAAAAGAATTAAATTATGTATATGCTAATTTTGCTACAGATATCGGTTATAAAGAACATTTATCTCATAAAATATACGCTTCGGCAGATTTTTTGTTGATGCCTTCCCGTGTTGAGCCGTGTGGTCTCAATCAGATGTACGCAATGAGATACGGAACGGTTCCTGTGGTAAGTTATACAGGCGGATTAAGAGATACCGTAAAAGATATTTCTACTGGGGGTTCGGGTTTAAATTTCACCTATCCCGGAGTTGATGATATTATTCATGCGATGGTTCGCGGACTGGCAATTTATAATCAGAGAAAAGCAATGGATGATCTGGTGCTTTCAAATATGAATTTTGATTTTGCATGGGAAAAGTCTGCAGAAAAATATTTAGCTTTATATAAAAACTAATTTTACTATTGAAAAATATTACATCTTTTTTATCAATTGCACTATTGATGATCTCAGCATATGGTTTTGCTCAAAATAGTTATCAATCAATGAACAACACCTTGTTACTGCAACGTCAACAAACGTCCGCAGCCCTACAATCACAAAGATTTGGCATGTCATTGATGTCAAATCACAGCAAATTTATTGCTCCAAAGCAGAAAGAACTTGATCTCTTCAACAAACTTCTGAGCAAAAATGAGAAAAGAATCTCAGAACTTGAAGCTGAAATTGCAGAAAAGACAAGCTCTTTAGACAATAGTAAAAACAGAGAAAAAATTGAAAATCAGATCAAAAGAAAAGAATTTTGGCTAAAAATTGCAAGAAAAGAAAAAATAAAATTTGAGAAAGCAATAAGTGCGCTCGAAGCTGAAATTGCAGTTACAAACACTGATCAAAAATAAATTAAAAAGTCAAAAAATATACTAATAAGAAAATAAACCACAAATAAATTTATGAATCCAAATGTTATTTCAATAGTTTTAGGAGGAGGAAGAGGGACAAGGCTGTTTCCATTAACGTATTCCAGATCAAAGCCTGCTGTGCCAATCGCCGGAAAATACAGATTAGTCGATATTCCTATTTCAAACTGTCTAAATTCAGGTTTAAACAAGATCCTTGTTTTAACACAGTTTAATTCAGCATCATTGAATGCGCACATCAAAAACTCGTACCATTTTGATATTTTCAGTAGAGGTTTTGTCGATATTTTGGCTGCAGAACAAAATGTAGAAAACGAAAGTTGGTTTCAGGGAACTGCAGATGCGGTGAGACAATCAATGAAGCACTTAGAAAAATATGATTACGAATATATCTTGATTCTTTCCGGTGATCAGCTGTATCAGATGGATTTTAATGCCATGCTTGATTTCCATATCGAAAATGGAGGAGATGTCACCATTGCTACAATTCCTGTCAATGCAAAAGATGCCACTGGTTTCGGAATTTTAAAATCTGATGACGAAGGAAATATTACTTCTTTCATCGAAAAACCAGACTACGAACTTTTAGATGGTTTAAAATCTGAAGTTTCTGATAAAAACAAAGCAGAAGGAAAAGAATATCTTGCTTCGATGGGAATTTATATTTTTACCAAAACAATTCTGAAGAAAATGTTTGAAGACGGTGCCGGAGACGACTTCGGAAAAGATATTATTCCTAGTTCTATAGGCAAATACAGTACTTTAAGCTATCAATACGAAGGCTACTGGACGGATATCGGGACCATTGAGTCTTTCTACGAAGCCAATCTGGATCTTTGTCAGGATTTCCCGCAATTTAACCTATTCTCATCTTCACCAATTTATACAAGAGCGAGAATGCTTCCTCCGTCAAAAATAAATGGCTCTTATGTAAGTAAGGCAGTTTTTGGTGACGGATGTATCATTATGGCAGATAAGATTGAAAATTCTGTTATTGGTAACCGAACACGAGTTGATAAAGGCAGTACGATTGTGAATTCTTATGTAATGGGAGCAGATTTTTATCAAAATACAAAAGAGATAGTAATAAACGACAGACAGGGTAAACCCAACATGGGAATCGGAAAATACTGTTATATTGAAAAAGCAATTCTCGATAAAAACTGTTATATCGGTGATAATGTGAGAATTATCGGTGGAAAACATCTGGATGACGGTGATTATGGCACATATTCTGTACAAGACGGTATTGTTTGTGTGAAAAAAGGCGCTATTCTGCAGCCCGGAACCCATATCGGATAACATTTTGAAAAGCATTATAAACTCAAGTGATCATATATTGGTCACTTTTTTTATTTGTATTACTTTTGTGTGATGCGTTTTTTCAGAATTATAGCCTTATTTATTGTTTTGCTGATTGGAGCTTATGCTGCTGCCATGTATTTTTTCGTTGACGAAAGCAAAAGTTTTAAAGTAGAAAAAGAAATTGATTATCCTTTAGATAAAGTGTTTAATCAGTTTAATAATCTTCAGAATTTCACAAGATGGAATAATTTTTTCATCCATTCAAAATCAATCACGATCGATTACTATACTCCTTACGAAGGACAGGGCAGTGCCATCAGCTACCATGATCCTAAAAGTGAAGATGGTGGAGAGATGTTCATCCGATATGCCAATCCAAATAAAACACTGAGATATCAGCTTTTTGAAGATGAGGATGAAAACCCGACCTTAATAGACGTAAAATTTACAAAGATTTCTGCAGCAAAAACAAAAATCACATGGTTTGTACATACACCCAAACTATCTGTTTTAACGAGAGCCCAGAATTTCTGGACCGAAGATAAATTCACTGAGAATATTGAGAAAAGTATGGTGAATCTCAAAAATGTTTTAGGGAATAAGGTTTCAAAAGACAATCAGCTGGCATCCATAAAATATGACAGTCTGATGGTTGAAAAAGAAGAGGCGAGAATGATTCTGGGGATCAGTGTAAGTGCCTCCAACAAAAAAGATGCTTTGTACAGAAATATTGTGATGAATTATAACAAAGTCTACAATTTTGTCACGATGGATCTGGGGAAAAAAGACGATGAATTTGGTTATCCGGTGCTGATTACGGATGCTGATAATTTTAAAGACAATGAAGTTTCTTATTATTTCGGTATTCCACTATCCAAAAAAATTGGAGTTAATGATAATAATTTTAATTTCAGATCGGTAAGTCCTACTCAAAATTATGTGATTTATTATAAAGGAACCTATGCCGGACGAGTAAAGGCCATTCAGGAACTGATTCAAAAAGCAAAGACCGATGAGATGCGGTATGGCGACATTTATCAGACATTTATAGAGCAGCCAGTAGAAGATCAGGATGTCAATATGAAGCTTTCGCTATCTGTTTATAAATAAATATGATACAAATCAGTTCGCGATATTTTTTTTAATAGTTTGGGACTGCCTAAAGTCGGTTTTTTTTATTAAATTTGAAGATTAATATTACTAACAAAATTTAATAATAGATAAACTGTAATAATGGACAGATTTTCATTCCTAAACGCAGCTCATTCTCAGTTAATTGAGGATTTATACCAACAATACTTAAAATTTCCGGATTCTCTAGAACCATCATGGAAAGCCTTTTTTCAAGGCTTTGATTTTGCGTTGGAGAACTACAGCGATGACGACAGCACTCAGATCATACAAAATTCTGTGAATTCTGCACCTGCTGCAGTACAGCAGATTTCTCAGGCAGCAGCTAATGGTGAAGTTCCTGAACACATCAAAAAAGAATTTAAGGTAGTAAATCTTATCGAAGCTTACAGAACGAGAGGTCACTTGTTTACAAAAACCAATCCTGTTCGCGAAAGAAGGCACTATACGCCGACTTTAGATATAGAAAATTTTGGTCTTGATCAGTCAGACTTAAATACGAAATTCAACTGTGCTACAGAAACAGGAATGAAAGGTCCTGCAACTCTGCAAGAATTGATTACTCACCTCGAAAATATCTACTGTGACTCAATCGGGGTAGAATATACTTATATCAACAATGTTCAGGAAAAAGATTACATTAAGCAGTGGCTTCAGGTAAACGAAAATCATCCGAGCCTTAGTGCCAATGAAAAAACTGAGATTTTATTAAAATTAAATCAGGCTGTAGCGTTTGAAAATTATCTTCATACTAAATTTGTTGGGCAAAAAAGATTTTCATTAGAAGGAGGTGAGACTTTGATTCCCGCTTTGGATCAGCTAATTTCCAGATCTTCTCAATTGGGAGTTGATGAGGTTGTTTTAGGGATGGCTCACAGAGGAAGATTAAATGTTTTATCTAATATTTTCGGGAAATCTTATAAGCAGATTTTCTCAGAATTTGAAGGAAAAGAATTTGAAGAGGATGTATTTTCAGGTGATGTTAAATATCACTTAGGTTCATCTAAAAAAGTAAAAACGGCATCAGGAGAAGAAGTTTCTATCAACTTAACTCCGAACCCGTCTCATTTAGAAACTGTTTCTGCTTTGGTCGAAGGTATTTGCCGTGCAAAAGTAGATGACCGTTACAAAGGTGATTTTTCTAAGATATTACCGATCGTTATCCACGGTGATGGAGCACTTGCCGGACAGGGAATTGCCTATGAAGTTGCTCAGATGATGACTTTAGAGGGTTATAAAACAGGAGGTACCGTTCATATCGTTGTGAATAACCAGGTTTCGTTTACGACAAACTATGCCGATGCTAGATCATCTACCTATTGTACAGATATTGCAAAAGTGACAGAATCTCCAGTGATGCACGTAAATGCTGATGATGCAGAAGCTGTCGTTCATGCCATGCATTTTGCTGCTGATTTCAGGGCTAAATTTGGTAAAGATGTATACATCGATTTATTGGGGTACAGAAAATATGGTCATAATGAAGGTGATGAGCCAAGATTTACACAGCCAAATTTATATAAATTAATCTCTAAACATCCAAATCCTAGAGAAATTTACAAAGATAAATTGATCAAAGACAGCGTTATTTCTGACGAGGTTCTTAAAACCATGGAAACTGATTTCAAAACTCTTTTAGATAAAGACTTTGACGCTTCCAAAGAAATTGAGAAAAACGTAATGGATTTATTCATGTCAGAAGACTGGACTAATTTCCCGATTGCAAAAAGAGGAGCAGTTCAGAATGCTGTTGATACGAAATATGATTTAGCTAAATTGAAAGAATTGGCAATCAAAATGTCAACACTTCCCGCAGAAAAAAAATTCATCAATAAAATCACAAGACTTTTTGACAACCGTCTGAAAGCAATTGATGTCAATTCATTAGATTGGGCATTAGGAGAGTGGCTCGCTTATGCTACTTTGCTTACCGAAGGTCACAACATCAGAATTTCTGGTGAAGATGTAGAAAGAGGAACGTTCTCACACAGACATGCGGTAATTAAAACTGAAGATACAGAAGAAGAATTTATCCCGTTAAGACACATTTCTGAAAACAGATTTGATATATATAACTCTCACCTTTCAGAGTATGGAGTTTTAGGTTTCGATTACGGATATGCGATGGCATCACCGAATACATTAACGATCTGGGAAGCTCAGTTCGGAGATTTTGTGAATGGAGCGCAAATTATTGTAGATCAATATTTGGCTGCCGCTGAAGAAAAATGGAAAATCCAAGATGGTTTGGTAATGTTATTACCTCACGGATCTGAAGGACAAGGAGCAGAACATTCTTCAGCAAGATTAGAAAGATTTTTGACCCTTTGTGCTAATGAAAATATGGTTGTGGCGAATATCACTTCACCTGCTAACTACTTCCACTTGTTGAGAAGACAGCTGAAGTGGTCTTTTAGAAAACCATTAATTGTGATGAGCCCGAAATCTTTATTGAGACATCCAAAAGTTGTTTCTCCCCTTGAAGATTTTTCAGAAAAAGGATTTCAGCCTATATTAGATGATCCTACTGCAGATCCTACAAAGGTTGAGAAATTAGTCTTCTGTTCGGGTAAATTGTACTTCGAATTATTGGCTAAAAAAGAAGAATTAAATTGTGAAAATGTTGCACTGGTAAGATTTGAACAGTTATATCCTCTTCAGACTGACGCTATCGAAGCTGTATTTGCTAAATATGAAAATAGAACATCAATCGTCTGGGCTCAGGAAGAACCGGAAAACATGGGAGCTTGGTCCTATATTTTAAGAAACTTCAGAGATACAGGAATTCAGGTAATCTCTCCGGTTGCGAGTGGTGCACCGGCTCCTGGAAGTCACAAAATGTTTGAGAAAAACCAAAATTCGGTCATCAACAGAGTTTTTGACAGAGATGATGCTCCGGCTAAAAGACCTGTTACCGCTTAATTTAAATAATATTCAATTAAAAAATAAAAAATACTCAATATGTCAATTTTAGAAATGAAAGTTCCTTCACCGGGCGAATCAATTACAGAAGTTGAAATTGCAACTTGGCTTGTAAAAGATGGTGATTACGTAGAAAAAGATCAACCTATCGCTGAAGTAGATTCAGACAAAGCAACTCTTGAATTGCCTGCAGAACAAAGTGGTGTCATCACTTTAAAAGCTGAAGAAGGTGATGTGGTACAAGTAGGTCAGGTAGTTTGTTTAATTGATGTGGATGCTGCTAAACCAGAAGGTAGCGCTCCTGCTGCTGAAGCTCCAAAACAGGAAGAAGCACCTAAAGCTGCTGAACCTGCAAAACAGGAAGCTCCAAAACCTGCTCCTGCTGCTCCTCAATCTTATGCTACAGGTTCTCCATCTCCGGCTGCAAAGAAAATTCTTGACGAAAAAGGAATTGATGCTGATCAGGTTTCAGGATCAGGAAGAGACGGAAGAATTTCTAAATCTGACGCTGAGTTAGCTGCTGTTCCGGCAATGGGTGGAAGCTCATTAACGGCTACGGGTGCAAGATCTACAACGACGACAAAACTTTCAGTTCTTAGAAGAAAAATTGCTCAAAGATTGGTTTCTGTGAAGAACGAAACCGCGATGCTGACGACTTTCAACGAAGTTGATATGTCTGAAATTTTCAGATTGAGAAAGCAATATAAAGAAGAATTTGCTCAGAAACACGGAGTAGGACTTGGTTTCATGTCTTTCTTTACAAAAGCGGTTACAAGAGCTCTTAAACTATATCCGGATGTGAATGCATCAATCGACGGAGATTTTAAAATCAATTACGATTTTTGTGATATTTCAATAGCGGTTTCTGGTCCTAAAGGATTGATGGTCCCTGTATTGAGAAATGCTGAAAATATGTCTTTTGCAAACGTCGAAGGTAATATCAAAGATCTTGCAGTTAAAGTAAGAGACGGTAAAATTACTGTTGATGAGATGACCGGTGGTACATTCACGATTACAAACGGTGGTACTTTTGGATCAATGTTGTCTACACCAATAATCAACCCGCCACAATCTGCGATCTTAGGAATGCACAACATCATTCAGAGACCGGTTGCGGTTGAAGGGCAAGTTGTTATTCGTCCGATGATGTATGTTGCAATGTCTTACGACCACAGAATTATCGACGGAAAAGAATCTGTAGGATTTCTGGTTGCGGTAAAAGAAGGTATCGACAATCCTGTAGAAATTCTATTGGGTGGTGATGAAAAGAGAGGTCTTGGGTTATAAATAATTTTTTTATAATATAACATACAATCTCGCCTTCAAAAAAGGCGAGATTTTTGTATCAGATAATAAAACGAGCAAAATGTTTTCTAAAATTACTTCGAATATAAAGGTGTCTGTAACGCCTGAGTATGATAGCAAGAACAGTTATCCTTCCGAAAATCGATTTGTTTTTAAATATAATATCCTCATAGAAAATGAAGGTGATTTCCCGATAAAAATTTTAAAGAGAAAATGGCTTATCTTTGATGTAGGATTCGGATTCACTGAAGTGGTAGGCGATGGTGTGATTGGTCTTACACCAGATGTACAGCCCAATGATCAGTTTGCCTATTTTTCAAACGTAATGCTGCGATCAGGAGTGGGAAATATGAGCGGAAAGTATTTGGTGAGAAATGAAGAAACTAAAGAGGATTTTGAGGTTGATATTCCAAAATTTAATCTAGTTTCTGCAGTATTGGTCAACTGATTATCTTTCATATTATTGGAAAACTATTTTTTATAATTTCTTTAGTTTAGCTTTAAAGCTTTCGTGAATTTCCTCATTTCTTGTAATAAATAATCTCTCGAAGCCCAACAAGGCAATTCTTGCACAGGCTTCGGCATCATCACCGGCTCTATGATGGTTAAATTTAATCTGATGGTGCTCTGCCAGATGCTTCAAACCATATCTAGGAAGATAATTCCAGGATTTTTTTGCAACCTGAATGCTGCATAAATAATTTAGGTTAGGTTTAAACATTCCATAATAATCGAGACAGCTTCTTAAAACGCCGGCATCAAAGCTTGCGTTATGGGCAATCATTAATGTTCCGTACATCATTTGCTCTACTTCATACCATATATCATCGAAAGTAGGAGAATCTTTTACATCACCAGGTAAAATCCCATGAACATCAATATTCCTCTGACTAAAATATGGAAAACTCGGAGGTTTGATCAGCCAGGTTTTGGTAGATACAATCTCTGAATTTTCGACCACGCAAATTCCTAGTTCGCAGGCAGAATGTCTTTCGTGAGTGGCCGTTTCAAAGTCTATTGCGCAGAAATCCATGAGATTTTTATAGTTGTTAAATAATTTATTTTTTTTTATTTCCCAAGAAATGTTTAAATATTAACCATTCAGTTTGATAATATTTTCTAATCTGATTTTTTTGTCGAAGTCTCAAAGTTCCAGAAATATGTGAATAAAATCCAAGGTGTCCCCGCAAAACAGCCCAGAGATGAGAAATACCATTTTTATAAGCAAAATAAAAAGCTGCTGCGCCATCGAAAATCATTCTTAAAAATAATACCCATATCAAATT includes the following:
- the odhB gene encoding 2-oxoglutarate dehydrogenase complex dihydrolipoyllysine-residue succinyltransferase yields the protein MSILEMKVPSPGESITEVEIATWLVKDGDYVEKDQPIAEVDSDKATLELPAEQSGVITLKAEEGDVVQVGQVVCLIDVDAAKPEGSAPAAEAPKQEEAPKAAEPAKQEAPKPAPAAPQSYATGSPSPAAKKILDEKGIDADQVSGSGRDGRISKSDAELAAVPAMGGSSLTATGARSTTTTKLSVLRRKIAQRLVSVKNETAMLTTFNEVDMSEIFRLRKQYKEEFAQKHGVGLGFMSFFTKAVTRALKLYPDVNASIDGDFKINYDFCDISIAVSGPKGLMVPVLRNAENMSFANVEGNIKDLAVKVRDGKITVDEMTGGTFTITNGGTFGSMLSTPIINPPQSAILGMHNIIQRPVAVEGQVVIRPMMYVAMSYDHRIIDGKESVGFLVAVKEGIDNPVEILLGGDEKRGLGL
- the apaG gene encoding Co2+/Mg2+ efflux protein ApaG → MFSKITSNIKVSVTPEYDSKNSYPSENRFVFKYNILIENEGDFPIKILKRKWLIFDVGFGFTEVVGDGVIGLTPDVQPNDQFAYFSNVMLRSGVGNMSGKYLVRNEETKEDFEVDIPKFNLVSAVLVN
- a CDS encoding 3'-5' exonuclease, producing MDFCAIDFETATHERHSACELGICVVENSEIVSTKTWLIKPPSFPYFSQRNIDVHGILPGDVKDSPTFDDIWYEVEQMMYGTLMIAHNASFDAGVLRSCLDYYGMFKPNLNYLCSIQVAKKSWNYLPRYGLKHLAEHHQIKFNHHRAGDDAEACARIALLGFERLFITRNEEIHESFKAKLKKL